From Coffea arabica cultivar ET-39 chromosome 2e, Coffea Arabica ET-39 HiFi, whole genome shotgun sequence, the proteins below share one genomic window:
- the LOC140036256 gene encoding uncharacterized protein, with the protein MASPDSFENFLFHDAVAVGKTAFDGCLVEGRRPIGLQAWLTAWWLLSPRSEKRRVLFSVLPSFTWRHIWKARNKAHYEGVQMCVARVCHDILVDVQGVVEARFNQRLGVQTFHQLFEWTQHLTPHYSFLLVGWKVTEAGMLTLNTDGCSKGNPGVSGGGGILCDAVGFPCFAFSAYFGVGSSLHAEVLALVTGLCLCLLRGFTNVNIQVDSLVLVGILHRQLQCPWVVRREVDQIWGMVADVTRVTHCYREANRVANRLANVRASVPNQNVSIYDQYVEYVDSKGRILKDQWMLKYIYALLIK; encoded by the exons ATGGCATCCCCTGAttcctttgaaaatttcctttttcatgatGCGGTTGCTGTTGGGAAAACTGCCTTTGACGGATGCCTTGTGGAAGGTAGGCGTCCAATTGGCCTCCAA GCATGGCTAACAGCTTGGTGGCTTTTGTCACCGAGGTCGGAGAAAAGACGAGTCCTTTTTTCAGTTCTTCCTAGTTTTACATGGCGGCACATCTGGAAGGCTCGAAATAAAGCACATTACGAAGGGGTTCAAATGTGCGTGGCGAGGGTGTGTCATGACATCTTGGTCGATGTGCAGGGGGTGGTTGAGGCTCGTTTTAACCAGAGACTAGGCGTGCAAACGTTTCATCAGCTTTTTGAGTGGACCCAGCACCTGACGCCCCACTACAGTTTCCTGCTAGTGGGGTGGAAGGTGACGGAGGCAGGAATGCTAACATTAAACACGGATGGGTGCTCCAAAGGTAATCCGGGAGTGAGTGGTGGTGGGGGGATTCTTTGTGATGCAGTAGGGTTTCCTTGTTTTGCCTTCTCAGCTTACTTCGGGGTTGGGTCGAGTCTGCACGCAGAGGTTTTGGCTTTAGTAACGGGACTCTGCTTGTGCTTGCTGAGGGGCTTTACCAACGTTAACATCCAGGTCGATTCACTAGTCCTGGTTGGGATTCTCCATCGACAGCTACAGTGCCCATGGGTGGTACGAAGGGAGGTTGACCAGATTTGGGGCATGGTGGCGGATGTGACGCGGGTTACTCATTGCTATAGAGAAGCAAACAGGGTGGCAAATCGTTTGGCTAATGTAAGGGCGTCGGTCCCTAACCAGAACGTCAGCATCTATGATCAGTATGTCGAGTATGTCGATTCCAAAGGACGCATTTTGAAGGATCAGTGGATGCTCAAGTATATTTACGCCCTACTGATCAAGTAG